Proteins from one Ipomoea triloba cultivar NCNSP0323 chromosome 1, ASM357664v1 genomic window:
- the LOC116011392 gene encoding phenylalanine N-monooxygenase-like yields the protein MPIKVLQRDKDSEKIIWDQMKNPPSSMHRSISGSQNRAMAKFIVWLILFVSTTYVVYTLKLRRLAYPPVNQLHGGAVCGIRNGERNRDMKKITSQRRLTNKSKLPIPPGPKPWPLVGSFPEILRSGKPAFRWIHNFMDEMKTEIACIRLGATYVIPVTSPELAREFLKKQGTVFSSRPVCMSADLISNGYQSSIFLPPGDKWTKMRKILQSHVLSPATLHWLHDKRAEEADYLVKYIYTRCCMRGVNVRIVSRQYCGNVISKMVFNMRFFGNGEEEELLKAMFDLLQTLYGLGVSDHIPWLSVFDIDGYKSIIKKGMSVMRKHLDTQVDTRVQMWKDGIKTVEEDILDVLVMLKDNAGKPLLSDTEIKTQVLEMMLATTDNPSNAVEWALAEMINQPKVLEKSVKEIDTLVGKERLVEESDLPNLNYVKACIKEAFRLPHVSLADTAVGGYSIPKGSQVLLSRAGLGRNAKAWEEPLMFKPERHLNGGEVDLNDSELNLLAFSTGRRGCPAVKLGSLMTTMLMARLLQGFTWSLPPTLPCISLTEAKHDLFLENPLVALVKPILPHNLYL from the exons ATGCCGATCAAGGTGTTACAGAGAGATAAAGATTCTGAGAAAATAATATGGGATCAGATGAAGAACCCTCCTTCCAGCATGCATCGTTCAATTTCTGGGTCACAGAATCGAGCCATGGCCAAATTCATAGTGTGGCTCATTCTATTTGTATCCACTACCTACGTGGTGTATACTCTCAAGCTG CGCCGCCTTGCCTATCCGCCGGTAAATCAACTCCACGGTGGAGCTGTATGCGGCATTAGGAACGGGGAGAGAAATAGGGATATGAAGAA AATCACAAGTCAAAGGCGGCTAACTAATAAGTCAAAGCTGCCAATTCCTCCGGGGCCGAAACCATGGCCCCTAGTGGGATCTTTCCCGGAGATTCTCCGATCAGGAAAGCCTGCATTCCGGTGGATACACAACTTCATGGATGAAATGAAGACCGAAATCGCATGCATCCGTCTGGGGGCCACTTACGTGATTCCGGTGACTTCCCCGGAGCTGGCTCGCGAGTTCCTTAAGAAGCAAGGCACGGTGTTCTCGTCCAGGCCCGTTTGTATGTCCGCCGATCTTATCAGCAACGGATACCAGTCCTCCATCTTTCTCCCTCCCGGCgataaatggacgaaaatgcgaAAAATTCTCCAGTCTCACGTGCTTTCACCGGCGACACTCCATTGGCTTCACGATAAAAGGGCGGAAGAAGCCGATTACCTCGTTAAATACATCTACACTCGATGCTGCATGCGTGGTGTTAACGTGCGGATTGTCTCGCGGCAGTACTGTGGAAATGTGATTAGCAAGATGGTATTCAACATGAGGTTCTTTGgaaacggagaagaagaagagctcCTTAAGGCCATGTTCGATCTTCTTCAAACTCTCTACGGATTGGGAGTTTCTGATCATATCCCATGGTTGAGTGTATTCGATATCGACGGCTATAAAAGCATCATCAAGAAAGGTATGTCCGTAATGAGGAAACACCTTGATACCCAAGTGGACACGAGGGTGCAAATGTGGAAAGATGGGATAAAAACTGTGGAAGAAGACATCCTCGATGTTCTTGTTATGCTCAAGGATAATGCTGGAAAACCATTGTTGAGTGATACAGAGATCAAAACACAAGTTCTG gaAATGATGCTAGCAACCACGGATAATCCATCAAACGCTGTGGAATGGGCACTGGCGGAGATGATAAACCAACCAAAAGTACTGGAAAAATCGGTGAAAGAGATAGACACCCTGGTTGGGAAGGAGAGGCTAGTGGAGGAATCCGATTTGCCTAATCTAAACTACGTCAAGGCGTGTATTAAAGAGGCCTTCCGCCTCCCCCACGTGTCTCTAGCAGACACCGCAGTGGGTGGCTACTCCATTCCCAAGGGGAGTCAAGTGCTGCTCAGCCGCGCCGGGCTTGGCCGGAATGCAAAAGCCTGGGAGGAGCCTCTCATGTTTAAGCCGGAGCGCCACCTCAACGGTGGAGAAGTGGATTTAAATGATTCGGAGTTGAACTTGTTAGCCTTTAGTACTGGGAGACGAGGATGTCCGGCTGTTAAGCTAGGCTCTTTGATGACTACAATGTTGATGGCTAGGCTTCTTCAAGGCTTCACCTGGAGCCTCCCTCCTACCTTGCCATGCATATCCTTAACCGAGGCTAAACATGATCTCTTTCTTGAAAACCCACTCGTCGCACTTGTCAAACCCATATTACCTCACAATCtctacttataa
- the LOC116011403 gene encoding ethylene receptor-like codes for MVDRRWRVMSENKRCVHKKVFIMESCNCIDPQWLADELLMKYQYISDFFIALAYFSIPLELIYFVKKLVVFPYRWVLVQFSAVIILCGATHFCSATVLVCMPKAYNLIKPIASVKKLSVTLSLSSDLPEYAIGDEKRLMQVLLNVVGNAVKFSKEGSVSVSAFVAKSEFLRDPQAPDFFPVITVKDTGVGINPLDIPKIFSKFAQNQSLATKNSGGSGLGLAICKRFVNLREGHIWIESEGLDKGANAIFIVKLGIPGENEECFNRAF; via the exons ATGGTCGACAGAAGGTGGCGGGTGATGAGTGAGAATAAGAG GTGTGTTCATAAGAAAGTGTTTATAATGGAGTCTTGTAATTGCATTGACCCGCAATGGCTTGCCGACGAGTTACTGATGAAGTATCAGTATATATCAGATTTCTTCATCGCACTTGCTTATTTTTCCATCCCACTCGAGTTGATATACTTTGTTAAGAAATTGGTAGTTTTTCCTTATAGATGGGTGCTTGTGCAATTCAGTGCAGTGATTATTCTTTGTGGAGCTACACACTTTTGCAGTGCTACTGTTCTTGTATGCATGCCAAAGGCCTATAATTTGATCAAGCCAATTGCCTCTGTGAAAAAGCTGTCTGTTACTCTAAGTTTGTCTTCAGATTTGCCCGAGTATGCCATTGGTGATGAAAAACGGCTAATGCAAGTTCTGTTGAATGTTGTTGGCAATGCTGTAAAATTCTCTAAAGAAGGCAGTGTATCGGTTTCTGCTTTCGTTGCTAAATCGGAATTTTTAAGAGATCCTCAAGCTCCTGACTTCTTCCCAGTGATAACT GTTAAAGATACAGGAGTGGGAATTAACCCTCTGGACATTCCCAAAATCTTTAGCAAATTTGCTCAAAACCAATCATTGGCTACTAAAAACTCTGGTGGTTCTGGGCTTGGCCTTGCTATTTGTAAGAG GTTCGTAAATCTTAGGGAAGGACATATTTGGATTGAAAGTGAAGGTCTTGACAAAGGAGCTAATGCTATTTTTATCGTCAAACTTGGAATTCCTGGAGAAAATGAGGAATGTTTTAACCGAGCTTTTTGA